The Molothrus aeneus isolate 106 chromosome 10, BPBGC_Maene_1.0, whole genome shotgun sequence genomic interval AAGCTCTAAATATGAGACTGAACTCTATAATGTACCTGATCTGTAAAAAAGGAACCTTGTATTGTAATGTCCACAAGGTGAATAGACTCATTATTTTCTGTAGGCTCTACTAATAGATTAATCCCAGAGACCAGGTACTGGGagccataaataaaaaaaacaaccaaccaaagaGAGCATATCCAGACTGCATGAGAATGGATGCATCATGGGTGCACCAAGAACACAAAATGTTTCATCTGATAAACTCCATTTCAAGTGTACATGCAAACACTTGCATTAACAGCAATCATCTTTACACAGACAAAAGTAAATGAGGCATAACTGATTACATTTCATACAAGCTAAACATTAAGATAATAAAATGCACCCACTTTTCTCCATTGCACCAGGCAAAGAGGGAGCCGTCCTTGCTAAAAGCAACAGCTTTGCAATTTTTTCCAGAATCCctgaagaaataagaaatatacATAAGTACCCAACAGTGCCATGGTTAAGGTTTCCTTaacaaaaaccaacacaagagctttcctgctgtgctcctgaggAGCCCTGTGTCACAGTGCAGTCCCTGCTacccctgcccagggactgTCACCTGGCAGTGAAAGCTCAGGCAAGTGCAAAGCCTTCCAAGTCATCAGTGTTCTGAACTCACTTATATTCACACATTTTTCAATTCCACAGTCTACCCTTACTTTACAGAAAGCAATTTCTTtagtgccagtgccagcagtACCTTTGGAATGCCACGCTCTCAGTGAAGCTGGGGGGCCCATTCACCATGTACAGCCCCTCGGAGCCTCTCACTGCAAGGGGAAACAAACAACTCATTTCAAATGCAGGAAATTTGACAAAGCAGGTGATTTTCTAACTTGTGAACCCTGAGCCATGCACAGTGCTTCCCATACTTGCTATAAGGAAATTCCAAGGCACAGCcgggacacagccctggagctgccatcACTGTGCAGGATGTgccccagggtgggcagccacagcctcacaGGAGAACAGCCCTTCTCATGCCTAAGTACAATTGTACAGGGTTCATGCACACCACAGCCCCCAGAGACCCTAAGGGAACCCCTAACACACCTGAGGTGTGACCCAGGACCAGCGCAGCCCTTCCTGACCGTGTTCTCCAGCCCTCCCGTCACGCTCCCCGTTAGGATCCAAACTCACAACAGACGGCAGTGAGCAGCCAAAAATCCACCCGAGCAACTGCCGCCACCACGGGGCCGAGTGCGGGGAAACGGGCTCGTGTTTAAAGCTTACAAATACAGAAAAGGACAATACGCATCCCTTATGTTGGGGCAGTTTAAACAGTGAGACACGGAAAGGGAACACGACTCTCAAGAAGCGGCAGCCAAATCCCGCGGAGCCCAGCGGACACGGCAGCGGGGCCCGGCCGGCAGCGGCTGCCCGCCTGCCCCGGTACCCGCGAGTGAATCACCCGCGGCCGGAGAACGAATCCGCGACACGGGGCCGCGAGGGCCCCGCGGGGCGGGGGAGTCGGCGGCGGGGCGGCTGCTCGGGCATAGGCCCGGGGCAGGACCGGGCCCTCCTCTGGGGCACCGCTGctcgccccggccccggcccagCGAGCACAGGGCCCGGCGAGCCCTGACCAGCGCCGGGGCCGGCACCGTCAAGAACTCCACGACCGGGGCCGGACGTGGCCACGCCGCGGCAGCGCACGCCGGGGAGGAGACGCGCAGCGGAAACCAATGGGCACCGGAGGAGCAACGGAGGGACTCCGGGCCACCCCACCCCAACTTGGCTGCCATCTCCCGCACAccggccccgggcccgggccAGACGCACCTGCGAGCAGCGGCGTGGGCGGCGCCATCTTGAGGCGCGGGCGGAGCGGTGTTTCCGGttccggggcggcggcggcgtaGCGGCCGCAGCGCGCGCCACGTtaccgggcggggcggggcccggGGCGCGTGCGCGGGTTGGCGCGCgcgggccccgcccccggcgcgCTCCCGGCGTGCGGCGCGCGCGGTGCTGacgcggcagcggcggccgggccggaCCGGGCCGAGCGCGGACATGGTGGCCAAGCAGCGCATCCGCATGGCCAACGAGAAGCACAGCAAGAACATCACCCAGCGGGGGAACGTCGCCAAGACCTCGgtgcgcggggccgggctgagccggGCGGGCACGGGCGGGggtggcggggccgggccgcgctgCGCTGACGGCGGTGCTGTGCTCGCAGAGAACGGCCCCGGAGGAGAAGGCGTCGGTCGGGCCCTGGCTGTTGGCTCTCTTCATCTTCGTGGTTTGCGGATCAGGTGAGCGGCCGCGCGCGGGCGGACGGGTCTGGCGGCGGctcgggccgggcgctgcccgTCCGGGCCCGGTACTGCCCCTCCGGGCCCGGTACTGCCCCTCCGGGCCCGGTGCTGCCCCtccgggccgggcgctgccccTCGGGGCCCCCGAGCTCGCTGCTGGCGCTGCCCGGCGAGCGCTCCCCTCTCCGCTCTCTTGCAGCTATCTTCCAGATCATCCAGAGCATCCGGATGGGCATGTGAGGGGCCGGTGTCGGGCCATggcccgccggccccggccgccGCGGCAGCTGCCGAGGAGCGGCGCGCGGCTCCGGCCGTGTCGCATTCCAGGTCCCTTCACGAGTCATTCCGAGTTTTCTAGCCCGTGCCACAGTGCCTTGAACAGCACCACATGTATAAAGCAATAAAAGTCTGTTGTTGATCTACAATCGTGGACCTACTTATTCGCTGAAGATCCGGCCTGGTCTCTGTAATACGTGGAGCTATACGCGACGTAGGTCCGTAGGAACTGGCATCTGTTTAAACACCGGTCCCAGATCAGTGCCACC includes:
- the SERP1 gene encoding stress-associated endoplasmic reticulum protein 1; this translates as MVAKQRIRMANEKHSKNITQRGNVAKTSRTAPEEKASVGPWLLALFIFVVCGSAIFQIIQSIRMGM